gttatcattaatcctcttGCTAAACCACCCCTTGTACTCAAGAGTTGTCTTTGGACCTTCAGTTAGAATCTTCACACAGCAAATCTTCTTCCAAGCTTCGGAAATCTCTCGCATCTTCTTCTTATAATGATCCCCCTTATATGAGAAATCACTCTGAGCTAACCCTCGTGTTGCCAGTATAAACTGCCTTGCTTTGTACTGCCTTAGGACGAGTAATGGTGCATAACCAACAACTCCCCAAATTACAGGAAGAGGTACCCAATTAAATCTTCCGCAACGATAAAGGACTTCACTAAGAGCCATCCAAGGGGCTttccacataacatcttcctCTCGGAGATTCTAAAGTTTTTCCATCCACATTTTCTCTGTAATGTCGTTGCTCCTCGGCATAGCTGCTGCTTCTTTTAATGGAGAATAATCCTCAAAGAACACCTAGCAAGGAACTTTACCGACTTTTCAAAAGTGACTGTGGAACCATACTATCAATAACTGTGagcatccaatgaatctaccttcacCAGCTCTCTTACATGCACTCAAGGATCTGAACGTCTTAGCTAGGATTGCAGGCACATGTGTGTTCTGTTTACCAAGTCGATCGAATAAATCCGcaactgcctcatctatgtgccccatAGCTTTGGGGAAAATCACC
The sequence above is drawn from the Gossypium hirsutum isolate 1008001.06 chromosome A05, Gossypium_hirsutum_v2.1, whole genome shotgun sequence genome and encodes:
- the LOC121228954 gene encoding uncharacterized protein, translating into MSEQWAAARIQQKGNGKCIPWASLRDLILAHPDVKKRVDVLALSIYGLVIFPKAMGHIDEAVADLFDRLGKQNTHVPAILAKTFRSLSACKRAGEGRFIGCSQLLINLREEDVMWKAPWMALSEVLYRCGRFNWVPLPVIWGVVGYAPLLVLRQYKARQFILATRGLAQSDFSYKGDHYKKKMREISEAWKKICCVKILTEGPKTTLEYKGWFSKRINDNIPRPSLGATRSIEENLRVVPSELEVIKQEFERKSLELGKKIEKLEEEKMYLSLNVDVQKIEVEKVRKEKRKIEEDRDDLKMQYKRIQLSMKRAGLGKSSEQWQQEVQEERAKAEYWEKKF